Within the Streptomyces sp. R41 genome, the region CCCGCACGACGTCACCGCGACGCCAGGACCGGGAGACGGCGAAGTAGCGGCCGGCGACCGGAGTGCCGCTCACCGCCTTGCCGTTGACCGTCACCCGGAAGCCGCTGGTCGCCCATGGCGGCACCCGCAGCCGCAGCTCGAAGGCCGCACTGCCGCCCCCGATGGTGAGCGTGGAACCCTGCTCCCTGGGATAGTCGGTGGTCTGCGTGACGGTGACGCCCTTCTCGGCCCAGGTCAGCCTGGTCGGGCTGTACAGATTGACGTACAGCGCGCTCCCGTCCGCCGCCTTGAAGTACACCGAGTCCTGGTACTTGGTGGCGCTCTCCATGCCCGTGCCCTCGCAGCAGGTGGTTCCCTGCTTGGGCGTGTAGTCACGGACATGGCCGGGCGTCAGGCCGATGAAGTAGGTGACGAGCGGTTTCTCGGCGTCGGCCTTGTCCTGCTTCGAGCCGAGCACCTGGTTGTACAGGGCCCGCTCGTAGTAGTCCATGTACTTCGGGTCCCGCGTGTGGAAGAACAGCATCCGGCTGAGCTTGAGCATGTTGTACGCGCAGCAGGTCTCGGCGTCGGTGGCACTGATCGTCCCGGCGATGACGCCGCGGGCCTTCCAGAACTCACCGGTGCTGGTGCCGCCGATCCCGTACATGCGCACGGGGACGACCATGTCCCAGAAGTTCCGCGCGGCGCTCAAGTACCGCTGCTCGCCCGTCGCGTCGTACAGCCGCAGCAACCCGGTGAAGATGGGAATGTGCTGGTTGGCGTGCAGCCCGTCGAGGGTGTCGGTGTTCGCGGCGCACGCGTCGATGAGCTTGTCCAGGTCGAACAGCCGGGCCAGCGCGAGATGTTCGGCCTTGCCGGTGAGGGCGTGCAGATCGCAGATCGCCTCGACGATGCCGCCGAACTCGCCGCTGGAGAAGATGCCCCACATCCGCTGCAGGGTGGCGTCGGGCAGCTTCGACAGCCGGGAGTACATCCAGTCGCACATCCCGGACGCGAGGTCGAGCGCCCGCGCGTCGTCGGTGTACAGGTACGCGTCCAGCAGCCCGCGCAGGATCTTGTGCGCGGTGTAGTACGGCGCCCACACCTTGGTGTAGTCGCCGCTCGTCATCGACTCCAGCAGGATGAACTGCGTCTCCGGGTAGGCCGCGAGGAACCCGGGATGGCTCGGCCCGCCCCAGGTGCGGCGCAGGGTGGCGTCCAGGCCGCGCCCGGAGGTGTCCGCGAAGGTGCCACCGGTCGTCTCGTCGAAGGCGTACGAGGCCAGGTCGCCCCGGCCGGTGGACGCGTCGGCGGCCCGGCTGCTTTGCAACGCGGTGATCTCGTCGGCGGTCAGCGCCCGCGACCACACGTTGAACTCGTCGAACGCCCCGGCGAACACCGGGTCGCTGGAGTAGTTCGAGCGGCCGAGCCAGTTGTTCTTCAGGGTGCCCAGGTCCGCCGGGGTCAGGTTCATCGCCGTGTTCCGGGCCACGGCGTCGCCGTTGACGTAGAGGGTGCCGGTGCCGCCCGCGATCGTCACCGCCAGATGACTCCACTCGTTCAGCGGCAGCGCCGCGGTGCCGTCGAGGCCCTGCTCGCCGGCCGGCCCGCCGGTCGTGATGGCGAAGCGCGGGACTCCGCTCGCGTTGCGGGCGGCGAGATAGAGATAGCGGGTCGTGTCGTCGCCGAAGTCGAAGACCCGGCTCCAGTCGGCGTCATGGGTCGGTTTCACCCAGGCCGACAGGGTGATCGCCGAGGCACCGCCGAGCACACCGGCCGGCAGGTCGACGTACTGGTAGGAGCCCCGGACATTCTCCGCAGCCGTCCCGAACCGGCCCGCCACGCTCAGCACCGCCGGATCGTGCCGCAGCGCCTCGCGCACCTCGGTCAGTGCCCCCACGATGGAGCCGATCCTGTCGGCGTACGCCTGCTCGCCCGTGCCGCCGTAGGCCTGGGAGAGCATGGTCAGGAAGTGACCGGTGTAATGCCCGCGGAGGTTGCCGTTCGCCTCGCCGTCGAGGCCCTCCCAGCCGCCGGGGGCGACCGCGCCGAGCGTGGAGAGCCCGGCGCACGCGCGGAAGACCTGGAGCAGCCGGTTCACGTCGTAGCCGCGGCCGTGGTCGAGCATCAGCGCGCGCTTGGTGGCGAACAGGCCCTCGCCGAGCGCCACTTCCCTGAGCTGGAACGGCCGGAGCGTCCAGGCGGACGGCGCCGGGAGCGTGGCCGCGGCGGCGCGGCCACCGGCGGCGTACGCGAGTCCTGGTGCCCCCGCGGCGAGTATCGCGGTCTGCAGCACGGCACGTCGGGACAGGGGCGGTGTCATGGTGAGCGTTCCTCGTCTTGTGGGGAGGGGCAAGATACTCGGCGGCGGACTACTCGGCGTAGAACGTCGCGTCCGCCTTGGCCGTCGTCGTGTCGGCGGGCTGCGTGTAGAGCAGGTAGTTGTAGTGCCGGACGTAGCGGCCGGGGGAGCTGTACGACTCGAAGGAGACACCGGAGGCCGTGTCGGCGAGGCCCGCCCGCCGGTAGAAGCTGGCGTCGCTCCTGAAGGCGGCGGTCCCGTCGTCCTTCTCCACCCACACCTCGTAGTTCTTCTGGTGGAGGTAGTAGCCGGGGTAGTTCGTCGACTCCAGGGAGACGGTGCCCGTGCCCGCGAGACCGGTCACCACGCGGAACTGGGAGTCGGCGAGATTGGTGACGTTGGGCTCGATCTTCGCCCGGAAGTCCCAGTGGCGGATGGAGCGGTCCGGGTAGTTGTACGAGGAGAAGCGGACCGGGGAGACGCCGTCGGCGACCGGAATGCCGAAGTTGGGGGTGCCGTCGGAGTTCCAGTAGATCTTCTGGAGGCGCGTGCGGCGGTTCGGGTCGTTCAGGGGGTCGCCGGTGATGTCCTTGTAGTTGCGGTCGTGGTAGACGAGGATGTCCGACTTGCCGTCCTCGGAGACGGTGAACGAGTTGTGGCCGGGCCCGTATTGGGAGGTCGCGGCGTTGGTCTTGAAGACCGGCTGCGAACCCTTCGTCCAGGAGGCCGGGTTGAGCAGATCGGCGGAGGCGGACGCGGTCAGCATGCCCAGGCAGTAGTTGGCGTCGGTGGCGCTGGACGAGTACGTCATGAAGACCTTGCCGCCGTGCTGGATGACCGCCGGGCCTTCGTTGACCTTGTAGCCGACGGTCTCCCAGGACAGCGTGGGCTGGGAGATCTCCACCGGCGTGCCGCTGATGCTCCAGGGGTTGGCCAACTTCGCGAGGAACAGGCTGGTGTTGTTGTCCTCTGCGGGATTGCGCTGGGCCCAGGCGAGATAGCGGACGCCGTTGACGACGAAGGTGGTGGCGTCCAGCGAGAAGGAGGACACCGGGGTGGCGATCTGGCCCTTCTCGGTCCAGCTGCCGGTCAACGGGTTCGCGGCGCTGCTCTCCAGGACGTACATCCGGATCGCCCACACATCACTGGTCGACCCGGCGGCGAAGTACACGTACCACTTGCCGTCGATGAAGTGGATCTCCGGCGCCCAGATGTGAGCGCCCATCACGCCGCTGGCGTGCTTGGTCCAGATCGTGGTCTCCGGGGCCGTGGACAGGCCCTGGAGCGTGGTGGCCCGGCGCAGCACGATCCGGTCGTACTCCGGGACGGTTGCCGTGAAGTAGTAGTAGCCGTCGGTGTGCTTGAAGATGTGCGGGTCGGCGCGTTTCTCGGCGATCGGGTTGGTGAAGGTCACGGCGGGCGAGGCCGGGGCGACCGCGTGGGCGGGCGTACCGGCGGTCATCAGGGCCAGCGTGGCGAGGACCGCGGTCAGCAGGCGGCCGATGAGACGTCTCATGATCCTGGGTCTCCGGATGTCAGACGGTGGGCTTGAGCTGCCACTGCTGGCAGGTGTTGTTCAGCCAGGTCCACTGGCGTACGTCGGTGCCGTCGCCCGTACCGCAGTCGGCCACGTCGGCGACCTTGCCGCTGTTGGCGTTGGAGATCCGCACGTAGTCGCCACCGGTGTAAATGAGCCGGAACTTCTGGCAGTTGTTGTTCAGCCACGACCATTGCCGCAGATCCGCCCCGTCGGCGGTGGAGCAGTCGGCGGTGTCCATGACCTTGCCGGTGGCGACATTGACCAGGCGGCTGGTGTCGTTGCCCTGGTCCTCGATCCGCCACTTCTGGTTGGCCCCGCCGGTGCACGTCCACTGGAAGATGTTGGTGCCGTCCGCGGTGTTGCCGCCCTGCACGTCCAGGCACTTGCCGCTGTTGCGGTTCACCACGGTGTACGCCGTCGGGGTCGCCGCCGTCTCTCCGGAGGGGCCCGCGAGGCTGGTCCCGGTCGCGACCGGGGTGCCGAAGTTCGGTGTGCCGTCCGCGTTCCAGGTGAACTTCTGCGCCCGTGTCGTACGACCGTTGCCGCAGCCGCCGCTCGAGGAGCTGTTGGCGTGGTAGACGATCCAGTTCTCGGTGCCGTCCGGCGAGGTGAAGAACCCGTTGTGGCCGGGCCCGTAGACCCCGGCGGCGTCATTGCGCTGGAAGACCGGGGTCTGCTTCTTCGTCCAGGACGCGGCGGAGAGCGGGTCGCTGCCGGTCAACTCCAGCTGGCCGAGCTTGTAGTCCGCGGTCTGGCAGTAGCTGGCGGAGAACGTCAGGAACGTCCTGCCGTTGTGATACAGCGGCTCGGGCCCCTCGTTGACCGGGGCGCCGGAGGTCTCCCAGCTCAGCGTGGGGCTGGAGATGACGGTGAAGGCGGAACTGCCCAGCGTGTACGGGTTGCTCATCGGCGCGATGACCAGGCTCTGCTTGCTGCCGCCTATGGAACCGCTGCCCACCAGATACAGCTTGCTGTTGTACTGAAGGACGGTGGCGTCGATGAGCCAGCCGCCCGGGTCGAGGTTGGAGCCGGTCAGGCTGTTCTTGTAGGTGTACGGGCCCATCGGGTCGGAGCCCGCGCTCTCCAGGACGTGGGTGCGCTGGGTGTCGCAGCAGGCCGCTCCGCTCTGCGCCCCGGAGTAGTACAGGTACCAATGGCCGTTGAAGAAGTGGATCTCCGGCGCCCAGAAGTTCGCGTTGCGGCCGGAGGTGGTGTCCGTCCAGATCTGCACGCTCGGGGCCGTCGAAAGCCCCGCGAGCGTCGGCGACTTGCGCATGGTCAGCTCGTTGGTGAACGAGGTCGTCACCAGGTAGTAGTTGCCGTTGTAGTACTCCAGCCAGGGGTCGGCGCCCTTCTGCGACTTGATCGGGTTGGTATACGGCCGCCCGTCGGCCGCGGACGCGGGCTGGCTGACGAACGACGCGAGCAGGGCCAGCAGCGCTGCCCCCAGGACGAACCAGCGGCGGGTGCGGAACACGGCGAGTCCCCTTTGACGGCCCGAATGTTCGATATCTCGTACGCTGTACGGAGCTTCGACCAGAAGATAGGTTTCCGGCAGGGGCACGTCAACGCTTCCGACAGGTTTCGATTCCGGTTCGACGCAAGGCACGTGCGGGCCGCGGGTGGGGCCGGCCGGTCAACCGGCGACGGGGAACCCCGCGGTGCGCAGCACCCCGCGCCCGGCGTCGACGGCGAACACCTCGCAGCCCTCCCGCGCGGCGGCCCATTCGACGCCCTCCGCACCCATGGCGAACGCCGCCGTCGCCGTCGCGTCCGCCTCGGTCAGCGACGGCGCCACGACCGTGACGCTGAGCAGGCCCGTCGCCGCACGGCCGGTGCGCCCGTCGAGGATGTGGTCGCCCCGTTCGTACCGCGCGGAGGTCGCCACCGCGCCGTCAGTGATCTCCAGCACGGCGCACAGCCGGTCGGCCAGCTCGGGATGCCGTACGCCCACCCGCCAGGGACCGCCGTACGTCACCACATCACCACCGGCGTTGAGGCAGAACCTCCTCACCCCGCGTGCCGCCAGCAGCTCCGCGGCCCGCTGCACCGACCAGCCCTTCACCACCGCGCACGGGTCGAGGCCGCGGCCGTGCAGCCGTACGTCGAACGCGCCGTGGCTCGCGACCCGGTACTCCTCGCACAGACCGAGGACTTCGACCAGATCGCGGCTGAGCTCATCGGGCTCCAGCTCGCCCCGGTCCAGGCGTGACACCTCGCTGTCCGCGAGGAAGGGGCTGAACCGGGCGTCGACCTCGCGCAGCCACGCGAACACCGGGTCCGCGGTCTCGTCGTCGACGAGTTCGTCGTCGATCCGGAGGGAGACCGGGAACCCCATGACGTGTTCGACGCGGCGCACCTCATGAACCCTTCGCGTCGAGGGCCGCCTGAAGCGACTGGACGTATCCCTCGCTGGTGATCGTGGCGCCGGACACCGTGTCGATGTCGGCGCTCTGCGCCCGCAGCGTCTCCTTGATCAGCACCGGCACGGCGGCCGTGGTCTGCGGGTGGTTCGGCTGCTGGAGCATGCGTACGGAGCTCATCTTGTCGCCCTCGAAGGTCACCTCCACCTGCACGGTGCCCTTCGAGGTGTTGACGGTGGAGCCCTGGACGACCTGTGGGGCGGCGGCCGACGTGGACGGCGAGGCCGAGGACGAGGACGACGCGGTCGACGAGGGAGTCGGGGTCGGCGCGACGACCTCGGTGGTCGTCGTCGTAGTGCTCGACGGTTCGTACCGCCAGAGCGGGATCAGCCCCGCCACGGTCAGCACCACGACAGAAATGGCTCGCTTCATGACGTCCCCCTCATCCGGCCAGGCTGAAGCGCTCGGCGTGTATCTGCTGCTTGGGCACGCCCAGGTCGCGCAGGGTGCGCAGGACGGCTCCGGTCATGCCGGGCGGCCCGCAGACGAAGACGTCCCGGTCGGCCACGTCCGGCACGAGCCGGGCGAGCTCCCGGGGGGCCAGCTTGTCGGGCGTGGCGGGACCGGTGATGACGTGCAGCTCGGCGCCCTTGGCGTACGCGAGTTCCCGCAGCTCGTCGAGGAGTACGGCGTCGCGGTCCGTGGCCACCCGGTAGATGAGGACCCCATGGCCGTACAGCTCCTCCAGCAGGGCCCGGATCGGGGTGATGCCCACACCGCCGGCGATGAGCAGGGTGTCCGGGCGTGTCCGGTGCAAGGTCGTGAACGCGCCGTACGGGCCTTCGGCGAACACCCGCGTGCCCACCCGGAGGTGGCGCAGCGCCGCGGTACCGTCCCCGGCCGTCTTCGCGGTCAGCCGCAGACTGCGGCCGTCCGGCGCGGCCGACAGGGAGAACGGATTGGCCTGCCACCAGCGGTCCTTGGTGAGGAACCGCCACAGGAAGAACTGGCCCGCCCGCGCGGGCAGCCGGTCCAGGTCCCGCCCCGTGATGTAGATC harbors:
- a CDS encoding beta-L-arabinofuranosidase domain-containing protein, producing the protein MTPPLSRRAVLQTAILAAGAPGLAYAAGGRAAAATLPAPSAWTLRPFQLREVALGEGLFATKRALMLDHGRGYDVNRLLQVFRACAGLSTLGAVAPGGWEGLDGEANGNLRGHYTGHFLTMLSQAYGGTGEQAYADRIGSIVGALTEVREALRHDPAVLSVAGRFGTAAENVRGSYQYVDLPAGVLGGASAITLSAWVKPTHDADWSRVFDFGDDTTRYLYLAARNASGVPRFAITTGGPAGEQGLDGTAALPLNEWSHLAVTIAGGTGTLYVNGDAVARNTAMNLTPADLGTLKNNWLGRSNYSSDPVFAGAFDEFNVWSRALTADEITALQSSRAADASTGRGDLASYAFDETTGGTFADTSGRGLDATLRRTWGGPSHPGFLAAYPETQFILLESMTSGDYTKVWAPYYTAHKILRGLLDAYLYTDDARALDLASGMCDWMYSRLSKLPDATLQRMWGIFSSGEFGGIVEAICDLHALTGKAEHLALARLFDLDKLIDACAANTDTLDGLHANQHIPIFTGLLRLYDATGEQRYLSAARNFWDMVVPVRMYGIGGTSTGEFWKARGVIAGTISATDAETCCAYNMLKLSRMLFFHTRDPKYMDYYERALYNQVLGSKQDKADAEKPLVTYFIGLTPGHVRDYTPKQGTTCCEGTGMESATKYQDSVYFKAADGSALYVNLYSPTRLTWAEKGVTVTQTTDYPREQGSTLTIGGGSAAFELRLRVPPWATSGFRVTVNGKAVSGTPVAGRYFAVSRSWRRGDVVRVAVPFRLRVEKALDDPSVQTLFYGPVNLVARDASTSYLPFGLYRNAALSGDLLPTLTPVTGKPLHYTLDGTEFAPFFEGTEDPTHAYVRRAEPLVVFGGTDSGVANPARADGTTLLDEIWAGAPFRGKGALVSRVRATVDAWVSAGLLGTADGEKVVETARNASYAS
- a CDS encoding family 43 glycosylhydrolase — translated: MRRLIGRLLTAVLATLALMTAGTPAHAVAPASPAVTFTNPIAEKRADPHIFKHTDGYYYFTATVPEYDRIVLRRATTLQGLSTAPETTIWTKHASGVMGAHIWAPEIHFIDGKWYVYFAAGSTSDVWAIRMYVLESSAANPLTGSWTEKGQIATPVSSFSLDATTFVVNGVRYLAWAQRNPAEDNNTSLFLAKLANPWSISGTPVEISQPTLSWETVGYKVNEGPAVIQHGGKVFMTYSSSATDANYCLGMLTASASADLLNPASWTKGSQPVFKTNAATSQYGPGHNSFTVSEDGKSDILVYHDRNYKDITGDPLNDPNRRTRLQKIYWNSDGTPNFGIPVADGVSPVRFSSYNYPDRSIRHWDFRAKIEPNVTNLADSQFRVVTGLAGTGTVSLESTNYPGYYLHQKNYEVWVEKDDGTAAFRSDASFYRRAGLADTASGVSFESYSSPGRYVRHYNYLLYTQPADTTTAKADATFYAE
- a CDS encoding family 43 glycosylhydrolase — encoded protein: MFRTRRWFVLGAALLALLASFVSQPASAADGRPYTNPIKSQKGADPWLEYYNGNYYLVTTSFTNELTMRKSPTLAGLSTAPSVQIWTDTTSGRNANFWAPEIHFFNGHWYLYYSGAQSGAACCDTQRTHVLESAGSDPMGPYTYKNSLTGSNLDPGGWLIDATVLQYNSKLYLVGSGSIGGSKQSLVIAPMSNPYTLGSSAFTVISSPTLSWETSGAPVNEGPEPLYHNGRTFLTFSASYCQTADYKLGQLELTGSDPLSAASWTKKQTPVFQRNDAAGVYGPGHNGFFTSPDGTENWIVYHANSSSSGGCGNGRTTRAQKFTWNADGTPNFGTPVATGTSLAGPSGETAATPTAYTVVNRNSGKCLDVQGGNTADGTNIFQWTCTGGANQKWRIEDQGNDTSRLVNVATGKVMDTADCSTADGADLRQWSWLNNNCQKFRLIYTGGDYVRISNANSGKVADVADCGTGDGTDVRQWTWLNNTCQQWQLKPTV
- a CDS encoding FAD:protein FMN transferase; translation: MRRVEHVMGFPVSLRIDDELVDDETADPVFAWLREVDARFSPFLADSEVSRLDRGELEPDELSRDLVEVLGLCEEYRVASHGAFDVRLHGRGLDPCAVVKGWSVQRAAELLAARGVRRFCLNAGGDVVTYGGPWRVGVRHPELADRLCAVLEITDGAVATSARYERGDHILDGRTGRAATGLLSVTVVAPSLTEADATATAAFAMGAEGVEWAAAREGCEVFAVDAGRGVLRTAGFPVAG
- a CDS encoding FMN-binding protein, which codes for MKRAISVVVLTVAGLIPLWRYEPSSTTTTTTEVVAPTPTPSSTASSSSSASPSTSAAAPQVVQGSTVNTSKGTVQVEVTFEGDKMSSVRMLQQPNHPQTTAAVPVLIKETLRAQSADIDTVSGATITSEGYVQSLQAALDAKGS